A window from Setaria italica strain Yugu1 chromosome VIII, Setaria_italica_v2.0, whole genome shotgun sequence encodes these proteins:
- the LOC101773459 gene encoding DJ-1 protein homolog E, which yields MLDPSWLSLSAHPIEVKGVWLGAQPAADRGRAALEEQPSPCSTSMAPSRRVLMLCGDYMEDYEAAVPLYALAALGVAVDRIAPGKHPGDACLTAVHEFLGFELYTELPGHRFAVTADFAAAAANPSRYDALVVPGGRFAEHLSADEGAVALVAAFAEMRRPVVLTCHSQLLLAAAGGLAGGVRCTAFFGVRPVVELAGGTWVDPEPFSLCVADGHVLSAIGWPAHAEIIAKLLAAMGARADAGRGGQRVLVLCADYVDDYEANVPFRALAGVGCRVESACPTKRRGEPCVTAIYDAVKPGAVSEERRGHNFAVTADWADASADGFDCVVVPGGRAPELLVTHESAVALVREFADKGKVVASIGQGHLLLAAAGLLRGRRCASGVPMRVVSRLAGAEVVETEGAVADGKIVTAAGWPDLAPFVARLVDLLGITVSF from the exons ATGTTAGATCCCAGTTGGCTGTCGCTCTCAGCTCATCCAATCGAGGTCAAAGGTGTGTGGCTCGGAGCTCAGCCTGCAGCAGATCGAGGCCGAGCTGCGCTAGAGGAGCAACCGAGTCCGTGTAGTACGTCCATGGCGCCCTCCCGGAGGGTCCTCATGCTCTGCGGCGACTACATGGAGGACTACGAGGCCGCCGTCCCGCTCTACGCGCTCGCCGccctcggcgtcgccgtcgaccGCATCGCGCCCGGCAAGCACCCTGGCGACGCATGCCTCACCGCCGTCCACGAGTTCCTCGGCTTCGAGCTCTACACGGAGCTCCCGGGCCACCGGTTCGCGGTCACCGCGGacttcgcggcggcggcggcgaacccgTCGCGCTACGACGCGCTCGTCGTCCCGGGCGGCCGGTTCGCGGAGCACCTCAGCGCGGACGAGGGCGCCGTGGCGCTCGTCGCGGCGTTCGCGGAGATGCGGCGGCCCGTCGTCCTGACGTGCCACAGCCAGCTGCtgctcgccgcggcgggggGCCTGGCGGGCGGGGTGCGGTGCACGGCGTTCTTCGGCGTGCGCCCCGTcgtcgagctcgccggcgggacGTGGGTCGACCCGGAACCATTCAGCCTTTGCGTCGCCGATGGGCACGTGCTCTCCGCCATCGGGTGGCCCGCGCACGCCGAGATCATCGCCAAGCTCCTCGCCGCCATGGGCGCGCGCGccgacgccggccgcggcgggcagCGCGTCCTCGTGCTCTGCGCC GACTACGTGGACGACTACGAGGCGAACGTGCCGTTCCGGGCGCTGGCCGGCGTGGGCTGCCGCGTCGAGTCGGCGTGCCCGACCAAGCGCAGGGGCGAGCCCTGCGTCACGGCCATCTACGACGCCGTGAAACCGGGCGCGGTGAGCGAGGAGAGGCGGGGGCACAACTTCGCAGTGACCGCGGACTGGGCGGACGCGAGCGCCGACGGCTTCGACTgcgtcgtcgtccccggcggcCGGGCGCCGGAGCTGCTGGTGACCCACGAGAGCGCGGTGGCGCTGGTCCGGGAGTTCGCAGACAAGGGGAAGGTCGTGGCCAGCATCGGGCAGGGCCacctgctcctcgccgccgcggggctgcTCCGGGGCAGGAGGTGCGCGAGCGGGGTGCCCATGAGGGTGGTCTCGAGGCTGGCTGGGGCAGAGGTTGTGGAGACGGAAGGGGCGGTCGCCGACGGGAAGATCGTGACGGCGGCGGGATGGCCGGACCTTGCGCCGTTCGTGGCTCGCCTCGTCGACCTCCTCGGCATCACCGTTTCGTTCTGA